One segment of Sphingomonas qomolangmaensis DNA contains the following:
- a CDS encoding TetR/AcrR family transcriptional regulator translates to MSIERKRLSPEQSRVAALQAARELLIEAGPQAVTLKAVAARIGRTHANLLHHFGSAAGLQKALAESMADTITAKIGAAALRARAEQDPREVVELTFDAFDKEGAGALASWMILSGNNDALDPILEAIHRLVDDLSAAGHGDRPIHDDTLQLVLMALGDALMGGPMAKALGLPRDTARRLALQALVRSHGVNA, encoded by the coding sequence ATGTCAATAGAACGCAAAAGGCTTAGCCCGGAGCAGTCGCGAGTCGCTGCGCTGCAGGCCGCGCGCGAGCTGCTGATCGAAGCCGGCCCGCAGGCGGTGACGCTCAAGGCGGTCGCGGCGCGGATCGGGCGCACCCACGCCAATCTGCTCCACCATTTCGGATCGGCAGCGGGGCTGCAAAAGGCGCTGGCCGAGAGCATGGCCGATACGATCACCGCGAAGATCGGTGCCGCGGCCTTGCGCGCGCGCGCCGAGCAGGACCCGCGCGAGGTGGTCGAGCTGACGTTCGATGCGTTCGACAAGGAAGGCGCCGGCGCGCTGGCGAGCTGGATGATCCTGTCGGGCAACAACGACGCGCTCGACCCGATCCTCGAGGCGATCCACCGGCTGGTCGACGATCTTTCGGCGGCGGGCCATGGCGACCGGCCGATCCATGACGACACGCTGCAGCTGGTGCTGATGGCGCTGGGCGATGCGCTGATGGGTGGGCCGATGGCCAAGGCGCTCGGCCTGCCGCGCGATACCGCCAGGCGACTGGCGTTGCAGGCGCTGGTGCGATCGCACGGGGTGAACGCCTAG
- a CDS encoding acyl carrier protein, giving the protein MSDRQAIFDTVTAQIEPFNKKGIALEEGTTFAGDLEWDSLTVMDFVAAVEDEFDVLITMNMQAEIETVGQLVDAVQKLKQ; this is encoded by the coding sequence ATGTCCGACCGTCAGGCGATCTTCGACACCGTCACCGCCCAGATCGAACCCTTCAACAAGAAGGGCATCGCGCTGGAGGAAGGCACCACCTTCGCCGGCGATCTCGAATGGGACAGCCTGACGGTGATGGATTTCGTCGCCGCGGTCGAGGACGAGTTCGACGTGCTGATCACGATGAACATGCAGGCCGAGATCGAAACCGTCGGCCAGTTGGTCGATGCGGTGCAGAAGCTGAAGCAGTAA
- the obgE gene encoding GTPase ObgE gives MHFLDQAKIFVRSGAGGGGAVGFRREKYIEYGGPDGGDGGKGGDIIFEAVPGLNTLIDFRYTQHFRAPRGNGGAGSNRTGGGGEDLVIKVPVGTQIISEDKEHVLADFTKPGQRQVFMRGGDGGRGNASYKTSTNRTPRQHGSGWPGDEAWVWLRLKLLADAGLLGLPNAGKSTFINAVTNTKAKVGDYPFTTTRPQLGVVSHKSREFVLADIPGLIEGAADGAGIGDRFLGHVERCRVLLHLVDANGDDVMEAYRIVREEIAAYGADLDDKPEVIALNKCDLLDAELVEAMTAELREASGGAEIFAISGATGAGIEPLLDRMIETIGPVERTHYELDHDDDEDDEGAGEVKAWSPI, from the coding sequence ATGCATTTTCTTGACCAGGCAAAGATCTTCGTCCGATCGGGCGCGGGCGGCGGCGGAGCGGTTGGCTTCCGGCGTGAGAAATATATCGAATATGGCGGCCCCGACGGCGGCGACGGCGGCAAGGGTGGCGACATCATCTTCGAGGCCGTCCCCGGCCTCAACACGCTGATCGACTTTCGCTACACCCAGCATTTCCGCGCGCCGCGCGGCAATGGCGGCGCCGGCAGCAACCGCACCGGCGGCGGCGGCGAGGATCTGGTGATCAAGGTGCCCGTCGGCACCCAGATCATCAGCGAGGACAAGGAACATGTGCTCGCCGACTTCACCAAGCCGGGCCAGCGCCAGGTGTTCATGCGCGGTGGCGATGGCGGGCGCGGCAACGCCAGTTACAAGACCTCGACCAACCGCACCCCGCGCCAGCATGGCAGCGGGTGGCCGGGGGACGAGGCGTGGGTGTGGCTGCGGCTGAAGCTGCTTGCCGATGCCGGGCTGTTGGGGCTGCCCAATGCGGGCAAATCGACCTTCATCAACGCGGTGACCAACACCAAGGCCAAGGTCGGCGACTATCCGTTCACCACCACGCGCCCGCAATTGGGCGTGGTCAGCCACAAGTCGCGCGAATTCGTGCTCGCCGACATTCCGGGGCTGATCGAGGGTGCCGCCGATGGCGCGGGGATCGGCGACCGGTTCCTGGGCCATGTCGAGCGCTGCCGCGTGCTGCTCCATCTGGTCGACGCCAATGGCGATGACGTGATGGAAGCGTATCGCATCGTTCGCGAAGAGATCGCCGCCTATGGCGCCGACCTCGACGACAAACCCGAGGTGATCGCGCTCAACAAATGCGACCTGCTCGATGCCGAACTGGTCGAAGCGATGACCGCCGAATTGCGCGAGGCATCGGGCGGTGCCGAGATCTTCGCGATTTCGGGCGCGACCGGCGCGGGTATCGAACCGCTGCTCGACCGGATGATCGAGACGATCGGCCCGGTCGAGCGGACGCATTACGAGCTCGACCATGATGATGACGAGGACGACGAGGGTGCTGGAGAAGTGAAGGCATGGTCGCCGATCTGA
- the proB gene encoding glutamate 5-kinase: protein MTFSPAACPRLVVKVGSSLLVDPAGEIRRDWLASLVADIAERTRAGQQIAVVSSGAIALGARRLKLAKGGRASLEDAQAAAATGQIALAGTWAGLLHEQGLTAAQMLLTLDDLEDRRRYLNAAATLDRLLRLNVVPIINENDSVATEEIRFGDNDRLAARVAGAAMAQGVILLSDVDGLYTANPATDPAATLIPRVETIAAIEGMADGSSRSGMGSGGMLAKVEAARIATAAGAHLAIAGGHGLNPLQRFADSGHGTVFVAPASAPARKAWLRGGLTARGAIHIDAGAVEALRAGKSLLPAGAQRIDGRFARGDLVLLVAPDGSHVARGLTEYGDADAALVIGRRSDELGDLLGYAPRSALVHRNHMALL, encoded by the coding sequence GTGACCTTTTCGCCTGCCGCCTGTCCGCGGCTGGTCGTCAAGGTCGGGTCTTCGCTGCTGGTCGATCCGGCGGGGGAGATTCGCCGCGACTGGCTGGCGAGCCTGGTCGCCGACATCGCCGAGCGGACGCGTGCGGGCCAGCAAATCGCGGTGGTGTCGTCGGGCGCGATCGCGCTGGGGGCGCGGCGGTTGAAGCTCGCCAAGGGCGGCCGCGCGAGCCTCGAGGATGCGCAAGCGGCGGCGGCGACCGGGCAGATCGCGCTGGCGGGCACCTGGGCGGGGCTACTCCACGAACAAGGGCTAACCGCCGCGCAGATGCTGTTGACGCTCGACGATCTCGAAGATCGCCGCCGCTACCTCAACGCCGCCGCGACGCTCGACCGGCTGCTGCGGCTGAACGTCGTGCCGATCATCAACGAGAATGATTCGGTCGCGACCGAGGAAATTCGCTTCGGCGACAATGACCGGCTGGCGGCGCGGGTCGCCGGCGCGGCGATGGCGCAGGGGGTGATCCTGCTGTCCGACGTCGACGGGCTCTACACCGCCAACCCCGCGACCGACCCGGCGGCGACGCTGATCCCGCGCGTCGAGACGATCGCCGCGATCGAGGGGATGGCCGATGGGTCGTCGCGATCGGGAATGGGATCGGGCGGCATGCTCGCCAAGGTCGAGGCGGCGCGGATCGCGACGGCGGCTGGCGCGCATCTGGCGATCGCAGGAGGGCATGGGCTGAATCCGTTGCAACGCTTCGCCGACAGCGGCCATGGTACCGTCTTCGTCGCCCCCGCGAGCGCGCCTGCGCGCAAGGCGTGGCTGCGCGGCGGGCTTACCGCGCGCGGTGCGATCCATATCGATGCCGGCGCGGTCGAGGCGTTGCGCGCGGGCAAGAGCCTGCTTCCTGCGGGCGCACAGCGGATCGACGGGCGATTCGCGCGCGGCGACCTGGTGCTGCTGGTCGCACCCGATGGCAGCCATGTCGCGCGGGGGTTAACCGAATATGGCGATGCCGATGCCGCGCTGGTGATCGGGCGGCGGAGCGACGAACTGGGTGACCTGCTCGGTTACGCGCCGCGCTCGGCGTTGGTGCATCGCAACCACATGGCGTTGCTGTGA
- a CDS encoding NAD-dependent epimerase/dehydratase family protein, with protein MSVLAITGGTGFVGSRLITRALADGHPVRALTRRAQPPREGVTWIEGALDRIGALCEGADAVIHVAGVVNAPDRAGFVAGNIDGTRGVLDAAKAAGVARFVHVSSLAAREPDLSTYGWSKAQGDALVTASDRDWDIVRPPAIYGPGDMELRDMFWLATRGVMPLPPPGKLSILHVDDLVRLLLALAGSKGAREIYEVDDQTPGAWTHDSFARALGRAVGQRVMPLSLPRPLLAIAARVARAVQGDKAKLTPDRVAYFCHPDWTADPDRRPPAALWQPRITAAEGLPATAQWYRANGLL; from the coding sequence GTGAGCGTATTGGCGATCACCGGCGGGACCGGCTTCGTCGGGTCGCGGCTGATCACGCGGGCGCTCGCCGATGGCCACCCGGTGCGCGCCCTCACCCGCCGCGCGCAGCCGCCGCGTGAGGGGGTGACCTGGATCGAAGGCGCGCTCGATCGCATCGGCGCGCTTTGCGAGGGCGCCGATGCGGTGATCCACGTCGCTGGCGTGGTGAACGCCCCCGACCGCGCGGGGTTCGTCGCGGGCAATATCGACGGCACGCGCGGGGTGCTCGACGCAGCCAAGGCGGCGGGGGTCGCACGCTTCGTCCATGTCTCGTCGCTCGCGGCGCGCGAGCCCGATCTTTCGACCTATGGCTGGTCGAAGGCGCAGGGTGACGCGCTGGTGACCGCGAGCGACCGCGATTGGGACATCGTCCGCCCGCCCGCGATCTATGGCCCCGGCGACATGGAGCTGCGCGATATGTTCTGGCTGGCGACGCGCGGGGTGATGCCGCTGCCGCCGCCGGGCAAGCTTTCGATCCTGCACGTCGATGATCTGGTGCGGCTGCTGCTCGCGCTCGCGGGCAGCAAAGGCGCGCGCGAGATCTACGAAGTCGACGACCAGACCCCCGGCGCCTGGACGCACGACAGCTTCGCGCGCGCGCTCGGTCGTGCGGTCGGCCAGCGGGTGATGCCGCTGTCGCTGCCCCGCCCGTTGCTGGCGATCGCGGCGCGGGTCGCGCGCGCGGTACAGGGGGACAAGGCCAAGCTGACCCCCGATCGCGTCGCCTATTTCTGCCATCCCGACTGGACCGCCGACCCCGATCGCCGCCCGCCCGCTGCGCTGTGGCAACCGCGGATCACCGCTGCAGAGGGGCTACCTGCCACCGCCCAGTGGTATCGCGCCAACGGCCTGCTATAG